In uncultured Acidilobus sp. JCHS, the sequence AACGGGAGGAGGTCCTTGAGCCTCCACTTCATGACTCCCCCCTCAAGGGACGCGGAGTAGATGACGGTATTATCATCGCCAAACTCCGATATCACCTGGAGGCAGGCCCCGCAGGGCGGGGCTGGAGGACCCCTCTCAACGAGCACTAACACCTCCTTAATGGACCTCTCGCCCTCAGTTACGGCGTTAAATATCGCCACCCGCTCAGCGCACACCGTGAGGCCGTAGCTTGAGTTCTCGACGTTAACTCCCCGGTAAACCCTGCCCGAGGAGGCCCTGACGGCAGCGGCTACCCTATAGCCCGAGTAGGGGGCATAGGCGTTCTTTATTATAGAAAGCGCGGCCTCCAGCAGGTCCTGAGGGACCTCCTGCATTTTCGTAGCCCTTTGGCTACCCTCAGCTGACGTATAAGGGCTTATACCTATAGTTTGAATATAGTTTATATGTAGCTCTATAGGAGGTTATAAAAAATGTAGAGACGCTTAAATAGCTACTGTAGGATGTCCTCCCTATGGGGCTGAGCGATGGGACAAAGAACTGCTGCAGGGCTTTTTGAACACCTTGAGACGGACAGGCTTAACCTTGGTCACCTCAAGGTGATACTCCTCTCAGGCATGGGATTCTTCACGGACGCTTATGACCTCTTCAACATAG encodes:
- a CDS encoding cytidine deaminase, homotetrameric; translation: MQEVPQDLLEAALSIIKNAYAPYSGYRVAAAVRASSGRVYRGVNVENSSYGLTVCAERVAIFNAVTEGERSIKEVLVLVERGPPAPPCGACLQVISEFGDDNTVIYSASLEGGVMKWRLKDLLPFRFGASYLRAQK